The genomic stretch AGCGCCCTGTATTTGGGGCCGAACTGGAAATAGCCCAGATTGTAAAGCAGCCCGAAGCTCCCGAGGAGGAAAAGCAAAAGGTGATCAACCAGCTCAAGGAAATTCGTCAAGATGTCCTCGAGAACGATGCCAGTTTTAACGTGAAGGCCATTTTGTACTCCCAAGACCCCGGTTCAAAATCCAAGGGAGGGTTTTACAGTATGACCAAGGAGACCCCATTTGTAAAAGAATTCAAAGATGTTGCCTTTAGCCTTCGTGAAGGTGAAATATCTCAACCTTTCGAGACAAGTTTTGGGTATCATATCATATATATTGAAAAAGTAAGAGGTCAGGAATTGGACCTGAGACATATATTGATGATTCCAGAAATTCCACAAAGTGCCATTGATAAGGCAACACAGGAATTGGATACCATCCGTCAACAAATATTGGACGGTAAATACACATTTGCCGAAGCCGCATTGAATTTCTCCGATGAAAAGGAGACCAAGTTCGACGGTGGATTGCTTCGTAACCCCGTTAATTTTGATTCCCGTTTTGAATTGACCAAAATGGACCCTACCCTCTACAACCAAGTAAGGAACCTAAAAGATGGTGAAATATCCAGGCCCATCCGTGAAGACGATCAAAGGGGAGGCCCTCCAAAGTTCAAGATCATGAAGATTTCCAACCGATATGATGAGCATGAGGCCGATTTTGCCAAAGATTACATGAAGATCCAAGAATTGGCCTTGCGCGAAAAGCAGTTCAAGGCAATAAAGGAATGGATGGACGAGCATATAGAGGATACCTACATTCACGTGGATACAGAGAGTAGAGTCTGTGATTTTGCGAACAACTGGGTAAAGGAATAGTTGTATGTCGGATGTAGATGCGGTAGAAAACCTGGTAAAAAAGCACCAAGAACTTAAAAAGGAAATTGCCAAGGTCATTGTAGGCCAACAAGAGGTAATCGAGCAAATACTCCTATCCATTTATACAGGTGGGCATTCCTTGCTTATCGGTGTGCCCGGTTTGGCGAAAACCCTCATGGTAAATACCATTGCCCAAACCTTGGGATTGGATTTTAAACGAATCCAGTTTACCCCCGATTTAATGCCCAGTGATATTTTGGGAAGCGAGGTGCTGGATCAAAACCGTAATTTCAAATTTATCAAGGGACCGGTTTTTGGCAACATTATACTTGCGGACGAAATCAATAGAACACCTCCAAAAACGCAGGCCGCCTTGCTGGAGGCCATGCAGGAAAGGGCCGTGACCATTGCGGGGCAACAGTACAAGCTAAGCCTGCCCTATTTTGTTCTGGCTACCCAAAACCCCATAGAGCAGGAGGGAACCTATCCGTTGCCAGAAGCCCAATTGGACCGTTTTATGTTTGCCATAGAGCTCAAATACCCTTCCATCGAAGAGGAAATACAAGTGGTGAAATCCACCACAACCGATGATGAGGTCCGGATAAACACACTTTTCAATGCGGACGAGATCATAGCTGTGCAACACTTGGTCAGACGCATACCCGTGCCGGACAACGTTGTTGACTATGCCGTAAGGTTGGTCAATAGAACAAGACCGGGCCAAGAAGATGCCTCCGAATACGTTAAGACCTACATTGATTGGGGAGCTGGGCCAAGGGCTTCGCAGAACTTGATTTTGGCCGCAAAGGCCCATGCTGCCGTCCATGGTAAGTTCTCCCCCGACATCGAAGATGTGAAGGCCGTAAGCCTTGGAATCCTTCGCCACAGGATCTTAAAAAACTACAAAGCGGAAGCTGAAGGCATTACCGAAGAAAAGATTATCACGGAATTGTTGTAAAAAATAAGTAGGACAACACTTATTTAGTGCGATTCTAATTCCAAAATACTTCACGATTTAGTAAATTTACCGAATTACGAAAATCTTAAAAACTCAATTGTAGAATGGCATTTGATATAGACATGATTAAGGGTGTGTACGCTTCCATAGGGGAACGCGTAGAAAAAGCCCGTGAGTTGGTGGGCAAGCCCCTGACACTTTCCGAAAAAATCCTATACTCTCACCTTTGGGACGGTAAACCTGAAAAGGCCTTTGTAAGAGGCAAGGATTACGTTGATTTCGCCCCAGATAGAATTGCTTGTCAAGATGCGACCGCCCAGATGGCCTTGCTTCAATTTATGCAAGCAGGTAAGGACAAGGTCGCAGTGCCTACAACAGTTCACTGTGATCACTTGATCTTGGCCAAACAAGGTGCGGCGGCAGATTTAAAACATGCCAACGAAACCAGTAAGGAGGTCTTTGACTTTTTGGGATCTGTATCGAACAAATATGGCATCGGTTTCTGGAAACCCGGTGCAGGTATCATTCATCAAGTAGTTTTGGAAAATTATGCATTTCCGGGCGGTATGATGATCGGTACCGATTCCCACACTGTGAACGCAGGTGGTTTGGGTATGGTGGCCATAGGTGTTGGTGGAGCAGATGCAGTGGATGTAATGGCCGGAATGGCCTGGGAGCTTAAATTCCCCAAATTGATCGGTGTAAAATTGACCGGAAAACTTTCTGGTTGGACCGCCCCTAAAGATGTGATCTTAAAAGTGGCCGAGATTCTTACCGTAAAAGGTGGAACAGGAGCCATTGTAGAATATTTTGGCCCAGGCGCAACTTCCATGTCCTGTACGGGTAAGGGAACCATTTGTAACATGGGGGCCGAGATCGGTGCGACCACATCTACTTTTGGTTATGACGAATCCATGGAGCGCTACCTAAGAGCTACCGACAGATCTGATGTGGCCGACGAAGCCAATAAAGTAAAAGAACATTTGACCGCTGATCCAGAGGTCTATGCCAACCCAGAGCAATATTTCGACCAAGTGATCGAAATCAACCTATCCGAATTGATGCCGTTGTTGAACGGTCCGTTTACACCCGATTTGGCAACCGAAGTAGGTACCATGAGGGAAAAAGCAGAAAAGAACGACTGGCCTTTGGCCGTTGAGTGGGGGTTGATAGGTTCCTGTACCAACTCTTCCTATGAAGACTTGTCAAGAGCATCATCCATTGCACAACAAGCTCTGGACAAAAAATTGAAGACAAAGGCCGAATTTGGTATCAATCCAGGTTCGGAACAAGTAAGATACACTACCGAGCGTGATGGTATCCTTGAGATATTCGAGAAATTGGATGCCAAGATCTTCACCAATGCCTGCGGACCATGTATCGGTCAGTGGGGACGTTACGAAGACCCAAAGAACGCTCCAAAGAACAGTATCGTGCACTCTTTCAACCGTAACTTTGCAAAGCGTGCGGATGGAAACCCAAATACACACGCATTCGTGGCATCGCCAGAAATGACCGCTGCCATAGCCATTGCGGGTCGTTTGGACTTTAACCCATTGACGGATAAGTTGATCAACGAGGATGGCGAAGAAGTAATGTTGGACGAGCCAACAGGATGGGAATTGCCACCAAAAGGTTTTGAAGTCAAAGAAAACGGTTACGAAGAGCCTCGTGAAGATGGAAGCGGAGTAGAAGTAATCGTTGCCGAAGGCTCCGAGCGTTTACAGTTATTGCAACCTTTCGAGCCCATCAAGGCGAGTGACCTTCAAGGAATGAAACTGTTGATCAAGGCGTTCGGAAAATGTACCACCGATCATATTTCCATGGCGGGACCATGGTTGCGTTTTAGGGGTCATTTGGACAATATTGCCAACAATACCCTTATCGGTGCGGTCAATGCCTTCAACCAAAAGACCAATTTGGTGAAAAGCCAATTGACGGGTGAGTACGGAGGAGTTCCGGATACGCAACGTGAATACAAGAAAAAAGGAATTATGACCGTTGTTGTAGGCGACCATAATTACGGAGAAGGTTCTTCCCGTGAGCATGCCGCCATGCAGCCAAGACATTTGGGCGTTGCCGTGGTATTGGTAAAGTCTTTCGCAAGGATCCACGAGACCAACTTGAAGAAACAAGGTATGTTGGCCCTGACCTTTGCCAAGGAATCAGATTACGATTTGATTCAAGAGGATGATACCTTCAACATTGTGGATGCGGCCGAGTTTGCACCGGACAAACCTTTGACCATTGAGGTGGTGCATGCCGATGGAAGCAAAGATACCATCATGGCGAACCATTCCTACAACGATGCGCAGATCAAGTGGTTCAATGAAGGCTCTGCCCTGAACTTGATCAAAAAACAAAATGCTTAATCGTATCTAAATATAATCTGTGAAAACTCCTGATGTTGTTGAAGATGTCAGGAGTTTTTAATTTTTGAGAAATAATATTCATGAAAATCAGTAAAAAGACTATTCTCAATATTGCATTGATTTTGTTCATACTGTCTTTTTTTGTGACCCCGATCGGGCATTACGGAAAAATAGGGTTGAACAGGATTTTTTCATTTCCCCCTTCGGTAATCGAAAAGGCGGAGCAACAGCGGATTACCGACTACGACTGGCGTTTGAAAGATGAGGAATGGGACTTTTTCAATTTTGAAAAATCGAAGGGCAATGTTGTCTTTATCAATCTATGGGCATCATGGCGTTTGCCCTCTGAGGCAGAACTGGCAAGTATCCAGAAGCTTTACGATTTGTATAAGGGGAAAATGGATTTCTATATCATCACCAATGAAGAAAGGGAACCTGTTGAGGCCTTTATGGAGGAGCATGAATTTACGTTTCCGGTCACTTATTTGATCATAGGCGAAAAAGCGCCCATTGATGCTGATAAAGTACCTGCCTCATACATAATCGACAAATCCGGTAATATTGTAATCAGTGAAGAGGGAATTTCTGATTGGAGTACAGACAAAATATACACATTGTTGGATGAATTGATCGCAGAATGAAGGTTTCCAAGGAACAGATAATCAATGGAATATGGATTTTGGCCGTTTTGCTCGTTCTTTTTACCCCAATAGGGTTTCATGTACGGGTATGGATGAACAAATTGATAGCCACGGTAGCGAGCCCAAGTACTGTTGATAGGGAGGAGCAGGTTGTTTTAAAGGACTTCAACTGGAACTTGATCGATTTTAATGGAACCCCTACAAACCTAGAAAGTAAAAAAGGGGAGGTTGTCCTGATCAATGTTTGGGCCACCTGGTGCCCGCCCTGTGTTGCAGAGCTTCCGAGCTTTATGGAATTGTACTCGGATTATAAAAATAAGGTCACTTTTGCCTTTGTGGCGAATGATGACAAGGATAAAGTTGCAAACTTTCTGGCGAAAAAGGGATATGAACTACCGGTTTACTTTCAAGCATCTGCAACTCCTCCGGAATTGGAAAGTGGTAGTATCCCCGTAACCTATATTATTGATAAGCAAGGAAATATTGTGGTGGACAAAACCGGAGCGGCCAACTGGAATTCCGATAAAATACGGGAGCTGTTGGATAGATTGGTTTCCGAATAATTATTTTCTTTTAAAATATTTAAAGGGGACAACCAACATTCCGAAGCATTCCCCATCTTCCTTGCCCAAATGTTTATGATGCATTTTGTGGGCCCTGCGGACACCCCGGGCATACCAATTATTGGCGTTTCGGAACATTTTAAAACGTTGGTGGATAAAAATGTCGTGTACCGTAAAATAGGCTATGCCATAGGCAAGTATGCCAAAACCAAGCGGCCATCCATACCAAAAGGAGGTGTAGCTTCCCAGATAGAAAAGCGACATGCTCACAATGGCATAAAAGATAAAAAAGGCATCGTTTCGCTCAAACCAAGAATCATGGTCTTTTCTGTGGTGGTCTTTGTGCAAGCTCCATAAAAAACCGTGCATTACGTATTTATGTGTAAACCATGCCATAAACTCCATAAAGCAAAAGGTTGCCAAAAAAATCAATATCCAAAGTGCTACTTTCATTGAACCAATTGTAGTTTATAATTTACATAGGATTGTGCCAAAAGTCCAAATTTTTGGTAGTTGGGTACCCGAATACGGGTGTTCTTTATTTCCAAAGGAGGTGTGCTCTGTAATTTTTCAAGCAGTTTTTTATAGTATTTGTATGCGGTGTAAACACCAAATTTGGCCTGTTCGGGCAATTTTACGATTCCGGAATAACCCAATGCAAAATCCGCCTTGATCTCGTTTACGATACGTTTTTTGGATGTCTCGTCCAACTCCAACAGATTGGTGTTGGGGAAATAGGTTCTGTTCAGGTCCTCGTAATCCGCTTTTAAGTCGCGTAAAAAGTTTACTTTTTGAAAAGCGGAGCCCAACGCCATCGCAGATTCTTTCAACTCTTCATATTTTTCCTTGTCGCCCTTTACGAACACGCAGAGGCACATTAGGCCAACAACGTCTGCTGAACCATAAATATACTCGCGGTATTCATCAAAAGTCTCGTAACGTTTTTTGGTGAGGTCCATGCGCATGCTCTTCATAAAGGATTCCACTAAGTGATAGGGAATATCATATTGATGAAAGGTGTGCTGAAAGGAATTCAAAATAGGGTTCAAGCTAATTTTGTCGGCAATGGCCTGTTCCATATCCTTTTCAAAGGCATCGAACAATTTTGCTTTGTCGTAATCGTGAAAAGTGTCCACAATTTCATCGGCAAACCTTACAAAACCGTAAATATTGTAAATATCCGCTCTAATGGACGGCGCCAACATTTTGGTGGCCAACGAAAAAGAAGTGCTGTAGGACTGGGTCACGACCTTGCTACAGCTGTAGGAAACATTGTCAAAAATAGTTTTCATTGTTTTACTTGTTTAATGATTAAATCAGCCACCAGTTTACCGGATATCAAGGATGGTGGGACCCCTGGACCGGGTACGGTCAACTGACCGGTAAAGAACAAGTTTTTTACCTTGCTACTTTTGAGGTTAGGTCGTAAAAAAGCGGTCTGGCGCAACGTGTTTGCCATACCGTAAGCATTGCCCTTGTACGAATTATATTGCTCAATAAAATCGTTCACGCAAAAACTTTCCTTAAAAAGTACTGAATTTTTTACAGATTGACGGGTTAGTTTTTCAAATCGGTCCATCACAATATCAAAATACTGTTCCCGTAATTGGGGTGTATCCTCAAGGCCCGGGGCTATGGGGATGAGAAAAAAACCCGTTTCTTGACCTTCTGGCGCCATGGATACATCCGTTACGGAAGGAAAATTGGCATAGAACAATGGGTTGCTGGGCCATTGTGGATCGTCATAGATTTCTTGGGCGTGCTTTTCAAAATTGGTATCGAAGAAAAGGTTATGGTGCTCAATGTTGTTCAATTTTTTATCAAAACCAATATAGAACAACAGCGAGGAGGGTGCGTAGGTTTTTTTGTCCCAGTACTGTTCGGAGTATTGTCTGTATTTTTTATCGAGCAAAGTTTCAGAATGGTGATAGTCCGCCCCACTTACCACATAATCCGCTAAATGGTTGGTTTCTTTGCTCCGAATTCCCAATACCTCACCTTCGGACACCAAAATATGGGTGGCCGGACTATTGGTGTGTATGGTAACCCCCAATTCTTCCGCTACACTTTTCATGGCCTTTATAATTTCGTACATGCCTCCCTTCGGATGCCATGTGCCCAGACCAAAATCGGCGAAGTTCATAAAGTTGTAAAATGATGGTGTATTGCTCGGTTTGGCGCCCAAGAAAAGCACGGGGAACTCCAACGTTGATATTAATTTAGGGTTTTTGAACCGTTTACGGACCTGCTGACTGATTGTTTTGAAAAACTGATCTACTTTCAACACAGTTTCCTTGGTCACCAGCTCCAGCGGTGAAAGCCCGGGTCGTAGCACCACTTTGTTGATGGCGATATCATAATTTTCTTGGGCCTCGCCTATAAATTGTTTGAGATGTTTACTGCTTCCCGATTCTATGCGCTCGAACTCGGCACATATTTTTTCCATGCAATCGCCAATGGTGATGGTATCGTCCTCAAAAAAAATTTTGTAGGCAGGATCGAGTTTGTCCAGTTGGTAGTAGTCCGAAGTTTTTTTGTTGAAATCGGAAAAAAATTTTTCAAAAATATCGGGCATCCAATACCAACTAGGGCCAATATCAAAAGTAAAGCCGTCTTTCACCAATTGCCTGGCCCGGCCACCGACCGTATCGTTTTTTTCGAATATTTCTACCTCAAACCCGGCTTTGGCGAGATAACAGGAGGCGGAAAGCGAAGAGAAACCGGAACCGACGACAATTACTTTTTCCATTTTAATCAAAGTGAATCTATCAGTTGGTTAATGTTTTTGAATATTTTGATGGAGCCCAGCAGTTGCTCTTCCCCGATTTCCTGTATTTGATGGCCCAGAACATAAAGCTTGGAGCCGGCGGATTTTTTTAGGACCTCCCGAAAGCGTTCAAAATAATTCTCGATTTCATCTTTGGTGGGCGATACCGTAAAATAGGAGACAAACCTTATGTTGCTGTAATACTTCAACAGGTCTTCCAAGCTCTCAATGGGCATGGTCTGGCCCAAATAGATGGTTTTGTAGCCTTTAAGCGCCAATTGATAATTGATGTACAACAAACCCAATTCGTGTATCTCGTTCTCTGGCAAGAAAAGTACGTAGACCTCATCTTTGTTGGTAGGGGCCTCGAATTGTAGCTGTTCGGTATGGATGTAAATTTTTTGCTTGATCAGGTTTGATATAAAATGCTCGTGGGCAGGACTTATGGTATTGGTTTGCCACAATAGACCAAGTTCGTTCAAAAGCGGGATGAAAACCTCGTTGAAAATTTGTGTGAACGATTTGCCCTCCATCAATTCGTTGTACGTTCTAAGGAACAGTGCTTGGTCAAAATTGAGCATGGAGAGCTTTAACGAATTGAGTGCATGGCTCTTTTCACTCTTTTCGGAGATGATCTCGTTGACCAATACGGGAATTTTTTCGTTGCCCAACTTTGCAATTTTGGAAATTTTATATCCATTGTTGTAAAGTAGCGTAACGTTTAACAGCTTTTGCAGGCTTTCAAGGTTGTAAGTGCGTATATTGGTGTCTGTTCTTTCTGGACTGAACAAATTATATCTTTTTTCCCAAATTCGGATGGTATGGGCCTTGATACCGGAAAGGTTTTCCATATCACGAATACTAAAAGATGTTTTTACGTTGTTCATCATTTTCATTTAAACGTTAAACAAATTTACAATTTAAAAGATGTCGTCCTAGCTTTTTATCATAAAATTTAGATTCCGGTTTATAAATATCAGCTTTTTGGGAAAAGGACTGCGGATTTTTCAGGCTGTGTTTAATTGTTCGGTATAGAGTAACTTTGGAATATAGCTCAGTTCTGTTTTTTGAAAATCAATTCCTTATAGTTGATGAATTCTTTTTTTACATAGGGAAACAGGATAAGAAGGCCTATCATATTGGGAAAGACCAAGGCCAATATCATGGCATCGGAAAATTTGATGACGGCATCCAAAGTAATGGCGGCCCCCAAAACAGTGAACATCAAATAAACGATCTTGTATGTAAGGTCCATGACCCTGCTTCTGCCAAACAAATATTTCCAGGCCTGTAATCCATAATAGGACCATGATAAGATGGTACTGAAGGCAAAAAGGCATACGGCCAGCATCAAAATCCACGAAGAACCGTTTATGGAGCTTTCAAATGCCATTGAAGTAATGTTGACCCCGCCCAATCTGCTACCATCGTTGAGCAAGGCTTGTCCTTCGATAACATTTCCGTAGGCAAAGACACCATCCATATTGAACAGAATAATGACAATGGCCGTCATGGTGCACACTAGAACGGTGTCTATAAAGGGCTCGAGGAGTCCCACCAAACCTTCCGATGCCGGGTACCCTGTGTTGACAGCAGAATGTGCAATGGCCGCAGACCCGGCCCCTGCCTCGTTGGAAAATGCAGCCCTTCGGAACCCCTGAATCATAACACCGACAAAACCCCCGGATACGGTCGCTTCGGGTGTAAAGGCACTTTTAAATATCAAAGCGAAAGCATCATCGACCCATTCAATTTTTGAAAAAATAATGAAAAGCGCGGCGCCCACATACAGTACGGCCATAAAGGGAACCACTTTTTCGGTAACCTTGGCAATTCTTTTGATACCGCCAATAATGACGATTCCGGCCAAAATGGCGAAGACAGCCCCGATAATACTGCCTGTGGCATTTCCCGTTAGACCAAAACGCTCTATGATCTGTGCGGCAGCTTGATTGCTTTGAAAGGCATTCCCTCCGCCGAATGATGCCCCCACACAAAGTATGGCGAACAACCCTGCCAAAATCTTGCCCAATTTGGAAAATCCCTTTTGGGCAATTCCTTTGGAGAGGTAGTACATTGGCCCTCCAAACACATTTCCTTCCTTGTCAATATCGCGGTATTTAACGCCAAGGGTACACTCTACAAACTTTGTGGACATACCGAGCAGGCCGGCAAGTATCATCCAGAATGTAGCTCCCGGGCCTCCGATGGAAATGGCCACGGCTACCATGGCTATATTGCCAAGTCCCACGGTGCCGGAAACGGCCGTGGCCAATGCCTGAAAGTGGTTGACTTCCCCCAGGTGTCCCTCATCTTTTATGGTATCCACCAAATCACCGTCAACCTCATAAACCTGTGGTTTTGACTTAGGTGGGTTTTTTTCGAGTTCGTCATATTTTCCCCTTACCACTTGTATGGCGGTAGGGAAATGACGGACGTTGACGAACCCAAAATAAATGGTGAAGAACAGCGCACCCCCAATTAGGATGATAAGGATCAAAGGAATTCCTTGACCGAACATCGGAATTTCCGCCAAAATCAAATTCTCCCACCAAACAGCAAATGGCATAAAGGCGTCATTGATTTTTTCATCCAGTCCTTGGTTGGATGTTGTTCCTGTATGTAACAGTGAGAAAATAGCTAAAGTGTTGTCGTAAAGTAGATTGACCATAATCGAAAGTTTGCCTGAATTTCGATTTTAGGTTTAATTATGAAGGGCTTTGTCGGAATGGATTTGGAAATGTCAGTAACACAAAGACAGACAAAATAAGTGTAACCTGTTAATAATCAATGTGTATGTTGTCTTTTGGGATGCGAAGTCTAATCTTTCGCTCCCTGTTTTCCGACATCTCGAACAACGTGGTTTTTAGGGGCTCGTAGTGCTTGTCCTTGGTCCAGTTCTTTTTGCCGAAAAGGCCATTGAGGATGGCTTCCAACAATCTTTTTAACTCGTTATGGTCATTAATGTCATACTCTTTTGAGACATCAAAATTCTTTGGTTTTATTTCCAGCCAACCATCGGTCATATCCTGTTTACGCTGGGCAAATTCTTTGAAAAGACGATAAAGGGCAGGTGTAAGCTGCACAATACGGTCTTTATCACCGGGAAATCCGATCAAGGAAATGGTATTCGCCCTTGTGTTCGATTTTGGGGTCTTTTTGATGAACCTTATTTTTAATTGATATGGTTCTGGTATCAAAGTTTCGGTGAGTTCTTTGACCCAGCTTAGCGCGAGGGCAAAAAACAACATGATCAATGATGTTTTAAATATGGCCGAGAATAACAATAAATTGATATTGTTGTCCATCAACTTATAGATCTGTGCCAAAAATGTGACCAATATGGTGATCAATGCCAGCCAGCCCAATAACAACAGTCTTCTTTTGATAAATGATTCCCAAAGCACAAATCCCAAGAAAATCAATGTCAAAAGTGCATAAACCACATCAAGTTCATTGATGATATGGGCTTCGCGTACCAAGAACATTTTAAATAATGTGGGGAAAAGTGCAAATGCAAAAGGGATTCCGATAATGTAAGGCCAAAACTTAGACTTGATAAGGGCAGCAAAAGGTTTCGGCAAATATTTGAACCATGGCAGCGCCAATAAGATAAATAGACTGTTGGTCAACGAAAGGATGCTTGTGAGTCCGTCCTTGTAGTTTGAATAAATCGGGGTGTTGTTGAACACAATTTCAGTTAGACCCGAAAATGCCCAGCAAAGCACGGAGAGC from Flagellimonas oceani encodes the following:
- a CDS encoding peptidylprolyl isomerase, whose translation is MTKKIKGLSVAFFAILGMVQAQETDQAMRMDSTSNTKKVKLDGIAAVVGDYVILESDIDKTLIDLQNQGASTEDVTRCNLLGKLMEDRLYAHQAVQDSLLVSDDMVNAQSDRQIQQLTQQIGSVEKMLSYYKKPDMESFREELFEINKLRMLSEKMQGKIVEEIQVTPEEVRQFFYKIPEEERPVFGAELEIAQIVKQPEAPEEEKQKVINQLKEIRQDVLENDASFNVKAILYSQDPGSKSKGGFYSMTKETPFVKEFKDVAFSLREGEISQPFETSFGYHIIYIEKVRGQELDLRHILMIPEIPQSAIDKATQELDTIRQQILDGKYTFAEAALNFSDEKETKFDGGLLRNPVNFDSRFELTKMDPTLYNQVRNLKDGEISRPIREDDQRGGPPKFKIMKISNRYDEHEADFAKDYMKIQELALREKQFKAIKEWMDEHIEDTYIHVDTESRVCDFANNWVKE
- a CDS encoding sterol desaturase family protein codes for the protein MKVALWILIFLATFCFMEFMAWFTHKYVMHGFLWSLHKDHHRKDHDSWFERNDAFFIFYAIVSMSLFYLGSYTSFWYGWPLGFGILAYGIAYFTVHDIFIHQRFKMFRNANNWYARGVRRAHKMHHKHLGKEDGECFGMLVVPFKYFKRK
- a CDS encoding AAA family ATPase; its protein translation is MSDVDAVENLVKKHQELKKEIAKVIVGQQEVIEQILLSIYTGGHSLLIGVPGLAKTLMVNTIAQTLGLDFKRIQFTPDLMPSDILGSEVLDQNRNFKFIKGPVFGNIILADEINRTPPKTQAALLEAMQERAVTIAGQQYKLSLPYFVLATQNPIEQEGTYPLPEAQLDRFMFAIELKYPSIEEEIQVVKSTTTDDEVRINTLFNADEIIAVQHLVRRIPVPDNVVDYAVRLVNRTRPGQEDASEYVKTYIDWGAGPRASQNLILAAKAHAAVHGKFSPDIEDVKAVSLGILRHRILKNYKAEAEGITEEKIITELL
- a CDS encoding TlpA family protein disulfide reductase, producing the protein MKVSKEQIINGIWILAVLLVLFTPIGFHVRVWMNKLIATVASPSTVDREEQVVLKDFNWNLIDFNGTPTNLESKKGEVVLINVWATWCPPCVAELPSFMELYSDYKNKVTFAFVANDDKDKVANFLAKKGYELPVYFQASATPPELESGSIPVTYIIDKQGNIVVDKTGAANWNSDKIRELLDRLVSE
- a CDS encoding TlpA family protein disulfide reductase, whose product is MKISKKTILNIALILFILSFFVTPIGHYGKIGLNRIFSFPPSVIEKAEQQRITDYDWRLKDEEWDFFNFEKSKGNVVFINLWASWRLPSEAELASIQKLYDLYKGKMDFYIITNEEREPVEAFMEEHEFTFPVTYLIIGEKAPIDADKVPASYIIDKSGNIVISEEGISDWSTDKIYTLLDELIAE
- a CDS encoding phytoene/squalene synthase family protein, which gives rise to MKTIFDNVSYSCSKVVTQSYSTSFSLATKMLAPSIRADIYNIYGFVRFADEIVDTFHDYDKAKLFDAFEKDMEQAIADKISLNPILNSFQHTFHQYDIPYHLVESFMKSMRMDLTKKRYETFDEYREYIYGSADVVGLMCLCVFVKGDKEKYEELKESAMALGSAFQKVNFLRDLKADYEDLNRTYFPNTNLLELDETSKKRIVNEIKADFALGYSGIVKLPEQAKFGVYTAYKYYKKLLEKLQSTPPLEIKNTRIRVPNYQKFGLLAQSYVNYKLQLVQ
- a CDS encoding phytoene desaturase family protein; this encodes MEKVIVVGSGFSSLSASCYLAKAGFEVEIFEKNDTVGGRARQLVKDGFTFDIGPSWYWMPDIFEKFFSDFNKKTSDYYQLDKLDPAYKIFFEDDTITIGDCMEKICAEFERIESGSSKHLKQFIGEAQENYDIAINKVVLRPGLSPLELVTKETVLKVDQFFKTISQQVRKRFKNPKLISTLEFPVLFLGAKPSNTPSFYNFMNFADFGLGTWHPKGGMYEIIKAMKSVAEELGVTIHTNSPATHILVSEGEVLGIRSKETNHLADYVVSGADYHHSETLLDKKYRQYSEQYWDKKTYAPSSLLFYIGFDKKLNNIEHHNLFFDTNFEKHAQEIYDDPQWPSNPLFYANFPSVTDVSMAPEGQETGFFLIPIAPGLEDTPQLREQYFDIVMDRFEKLTRQSVKNSVLFKESFCVNDFIEQYNSYKGNAYGMANTLRQTAFLRPNLKSSKVKNLFFTGQLTVPGPGVPPSLISGKLVADLIIKQVKQ
- a CDS encoding MerR family transcriptional regulator — encoded protein: MNNVKTSFSIRDMENLSGIKAHTIRIWEKRYNLFSPERTDTNIRTYNLESLQKLLNVTLLYNNGYKISKIAKLGNEKIPVLVNEIISEKSEKSHALNSLKLSMLNFDQALFLRTYNELMEGKSFTQIFNEVFIPLLNELGLLWQTNTISPAHEHFISNLIKQKIYIHTEQLQFEAPTNKDEVYVLFLPENEIHELGLLYINYQLALKGYKTIYLGQTMPIESLEDLLKYYSNIRFVSYFTVSPTKDEIENYFERFREVLKKSAGSKLYVLGHQIQEIGEEQLLGSIKIFKNINQLIDSL
- a CDS encoding aconitate hydratase, encoding MAFDIDMIKGVYASIGERVEKARELVGKPLTLSEKILYSHLWDGKPEKAFVRGKDYVDFAPDRIACQDATAQMALLQFMQAGKDKVAVPTTVHCDHLILAKQGAAADLKHANETSKEVFDFLGSVSNKYGIGFWKPGAGIIHQVVLENYAFPGGMMIGTDSHTVNAGGLGMVAIGVGGADAVDVMAGMAWELKFPKLIGVKLTGKLSGWTAPKDVILKVAEILTVKGGTGAIVEYFGPGATSMSCTGKGTICNMGAEIGATTSTFGYDESMERYLRATDRSDVADEANKVKEHLTADPEVYANPEQYFDQVIEINLSELMPLLNGPFTPDLATEVGTMREKAEKNDWPLAVEWGLIGSCTNSSYEDLSRASSIAQQALDKKLKTKAEFGINPGSEQVRYTTERDGILEIFEKLDAKIFTNACGPCIGQWGRYEDPKNAPKNSIVHSFNRNFAKRADGNPNTHAFVASPEMTAAIAIAGRLDFNPLTDKLINEDGEEVMLDEPTGWELPPKGFEVKENGYEEPREDGSGVEVIVAEGSERLQLLQPFEPIKASDLQGMKLLIKAFGKCTTDHISMAGPWLRFRGHLDNIANNTLIGAVNAFNQKTNLVKSQLTGEYGGVPDTQREYKKKGIMTVVVGDHNYGEGSSREHAAMQPRHLGVAVVLVKSFARIHETNLKKQGMLALTFAKESDYDLIQEDDTFNIVDAAEFAPDKPLTIEVVHADGSKDTIMANHSYNDAQIKWFNEGSALNLIKKQNA